GGGCCAACCGCGAAGCCGTCGCCCAGGGCCTTCCGGAACAGGCCATCCCCCAGGACCCGCACGGTGAGCTCGGCATGGCCCGGTTCAGACGTACGCTGGCCTGGCACATCGCCCGCCGCCCGGGCGGGCTGATCGCCCTCGCCATCCAGTACGGCCACATGCGCACCGTCCTGGATGCACGCACATCCACCGGCTACGGAGCCCTCGGCCGCCGGGGCATCCACGGGGTGCTCGATGTCGAGACAGCCCTTGCCGCGGCCGACACCGCCGCGCGTCTTCGTGACCGCATGGCCGCCGGTGAGAAGATCTCGGGACCGGCGGCCCGTCGCGCTGTCACCGGCGCGACCCAAGCCCCGCACTTCGAGGGCCGCATCGTCCCCTCCACGTTCGCGAGGAAGGCGGCCGCCTATCTCGCCCGGGACGGCATTGTCCTGTTCGACAACTCCGACGCCCTCCTGATCTGCGCATTCAAGCGCGAGACGGCATTGTGTGAACCGGCAGCGAACGCGACCTCGCCGAATGTGGTCGACTGCCGGGCGGGCTGCGGAAACATGGCCCGCACCGACACTCATGCCAGTCAACTGCGTGATCGTGCCGACGAGATCGACCAGCTCGCCGCGCATGCACCCATGCACATCGGCAACCGGCTGCAGGCCCACGCCGCCCGACTCCGCCAGGCCGCCGTTACCCACGCCGCCGCTGCCGAGACCGCCGAGGTCCTGAGATGACCGAGCAACCCACCGACGAGCGCACGCGCATCCGCGAGGCGATGGACCGCCTCCTGGCCGGGCAGGCCACCGCTTCCAATGGGAGTCTCACCATCGCGGCCCTCGCCGTCGAGGCAGACGTCCACCGCATGGCGCTGATGAAGCGGCACGCGGATTTGAAGAACGAATTCTACGAACGGGTACGCACCGAAGCGCAGCAAGTCCCCGAGGCGGAGCGCCGACTGCGCGAGTCCGTGGTCAAGCTCAAAGAGACCGTCTCGAACCAGCGAAGGGAGATCAAGGAACTGCGAGAGCTAGTCACCCGTCTCACCCTCGCCGCCGCGGTCCTGACCGACCAGCAAAGCCAGTCGGCGCCCCGCTCGCAGGTCCCAGACAACGTCGTTGCCTTCCGTCCGTCGGAGCAATGAAGATCTGCCATCCTGATTTCCGCTGGTCAGCAGGGCTGGTGTGAGGTCTCCGCGGGGTTCTCGTGCTGGTCGGGCGAGAGATCGTTAGCACGTGATCGTCCGTCACGGGCGGCCTCTGGGATTCCCGGGGCCGGGGCAGCGGGCCGCTGCATAGCCTCCTGGTGGGAGGTGTGTATGACGGATGTGCTGACATGGACGGTCCAGCAACGGCTTGAGCTGGAAGGACGGGCTGAGCTGCTCCGCAAGGAACTGTCCGGGATCGAGTCGCAGTTGGCCCGGCTGGAAGCAGCCGAGGTGGTGTTCGGGCAGTGGGCCGAGGCAACCGATGGTGGACGTCGGTCGTCGGGCATTGTGGAGCCGGAGCCGGAGCCGGAGCCGGAGCCGGAGCCGGAGCCGGAGCCGGAGCCGGAGCCGGAGCCGGGTGCGGGCGGGATGCGTCTGGTGCCGGACCGGTCCGAGGGGATGGGGGTGGAGTCCCTGACCCCGGAGTATCGGCGGATCATGGAGATCGTGGCCGGGGCGGAGGGTCCGGTGATGGCCAAGGACGTCGCTGGGATGCTGGGTCGGGAGCTCACGCCGGGCAAGGTCGAGCCGGTCCGTGGCCAGCTGCGCAAACCCGCTGGCGCAAGGTCAGTTCCGGGACCCAGGCGGTCATCGTGCTCGCCGTGCTCCGTCACGACCAGCGTCTTGCCGACATGGCCGGCGGCAACGCGGTCTCCGCCTCCACCGTGCGCCGCTGGGTGATGGAAGTGATCCGCCTGCTGTTCGCCCGCGCCCCGCGCCTGGACCGCGCGCTGAAGAAGATCGCCCGTGCCGGCGGGGTCGTGGTCCTGCTGGGCGGCACCCTCATCCGCACCCGGCGCCGCACCGGGAAGGACAACCGGAAGAACTACAGCGGCAAACACAAGTCCCATGGCCTGCTGTTTCTCGCGCTGACCGACGAGCAAGGCAACGTGATCTGGATCCCGGCGGCGAAGCCGGGCCGGTCCAGCGAGATCACCACCGCCCGCCACAACAAGATCATCGGACACCTGCGCGAGGCCGGTCTCGGAGCCCTGGCCGATCTCGGACTCGTCGGCCTGGACGACGACCCCGACGACCACCCGGTGATCATCACCGGCCGCAAGGCCACCCGCAACCACCAGCTCACCGACGCGGAGAGAGAAGCGAACCGCCTGCTCAACCGCGAACGCGCCGCCGTCGAGCACGGCTTCGCCAACCTGAAATCGGTCATCGTTGCAATCCTCGAGACGGAGTTCGCTTGACAACAAACATGAGGGGCTGGCCCTTGGGCTCGTGCCCACCTTCGTGAGCCGCCGTGCGGATGGGCCGCTGCGATCAGGCGAGGGTGACTTCGACGGGTAGTTTCTTGATGCCGTTGACGAAGTTGGAGCGGACGCGCGGGACATCGCCGACGAGGCGGATGTCGGCGATCCTGGGGATCAGCTCCTCGAACATGATGCGGATCTCGGTGCGGGCGAGCAGGTTGCCCAGGCACAGGTGGGGGCTGCCCTTGCCGAAGGTGACGTGGTCGTTGTCGGCGCGGGTGACATCCAAGTCGTACGGGTTGCCGAAGGCCGCCTCGTCACGGTTGCCGGAGGCGTACCACATGACGACCTTGTCGCCCTCCTTGATCCGCTTGCCGCCGAGTTCGACGTCCTGGGTGGCGGTGCGGCGGAAGTGGTAGACGGGGGAGGCCCAGCGCAGGAACTCCTCGACCGCGCCCGGGATCAGGGACGGGTCGTCCTTGAGGCGGGCCAGCTGGTCGGGGTGCTGGAGGAGGGCCAGCATGGAGTGGGTGATGGTGTGGCGGGTGGTCTCGTTGCCGGCCACGACGAGGAGCAGGAAGTAGTTGTCGAAGTCCTGTGACGAGAGCGGCACACCGTCCTTCGGGATGGTGTTCACCAGCTTCGACACCAGGTCGGTGCCGTCGCCGCCGCGCCGCTGCCGGGCCAGCTCACGGCCGTACTCGAAGACCTCCAGCGAGGCGGGGGAGCGGAAGGGCAGGTGCCGGTACTGCTCGCTCTCCGCGCTGTCCAGCAGGACATCGGCGTAGTCGGGGTCGGTGTTGCCGATGATCCGGTTGCCCCAGTCGATGAGCTGCTGGTTGTCCTCCGGCGGTACGTCGAGGAGGCGGGCGAGGACGTTGATGGGGAAGTCGGCGGAGATCTCTTTGACGAAGTCGAAGGTCCCCTTGGCCAGCGCCGCGTCCAGCGTGGTGGCGGTCAGGCCACGCAGGAAGTCGGTGTAGCTGTTGATGACGCTCGCGCCGAACTGGCGCTGAAGCAGACTGCGCAGCGCGCGGTGGCGGACACCGTCCAGCTCCAGGATGGAGGCGCGGGTCTTGATCTGGTCCTCGTCGACTTCTTCGAGGTTGACAAACTTCGTGGAGGTGAAGGTCTCGGCGTCACGGTCGACGCGGGCGATGTCGGCGTGGCGGGTCACGGCCCAGAAGCCGGAGTTGGGGGCCTCCTCGGGCTGCCAGTGCACCGGGTCCTGGTGGCGCAGGGTGTGGAACATGCGCCATGGGGTGATGCCGTCGGTGAAGTTGTCCAGATCGGCGAGGTTGACGTCTGCCAGTGGCATCGGTTCGTTCACGGCGGCGGTCGGTGTCTCGGTCGTCATCGCATGGCTCCCAGTCGTCACAGGTGGTAGGCGTACTCGGTGAACTCCCAGTCGGTGACGTGCCGTTGGAAGCGTTCGATTTCGTTGCGCTTGTAGGAGAGGAACGAGGCGGTGAAGTCCTTGCCGAGGATGTCGGTCAGCTCCGTGTCCGCTTCCAGGGCGTCGAGCGCGGCCGGCAGGTTCATGGGCAGCATGGCTGCCTTGGCAGTGTCGTAGCCGTACCCCTCCAGCGGGGCGGGGGGTTCCTCGCCGGTCAGAACCCCGAGCAGTGCGGCGGCGACCGTGCCCGCGATCAGCAGATACGGGTTGGCGCTGGCGTCACCGAGGCGCAGTTCGAACCGGGCGCCGGAGCCGCGCTCGGGCGGAATGCGGATCATGGCGCTGCGGTTGTCCAGGCCCCAGTCGATCAGCCAGGGAGCGAGGGTGTCCGGGCCGAAACGCCGGTAGGAGTTCACGGTCGGGTTGGCCAGTGCGGCCAGGGCCGGGGCGTGGGCGAGGATGCCGGCGACGGCGTGGCGTGCGGTGGCGGACAGTCCGTACGGCCCGGCGGGATCGTCGAAGGAGTTACCGGCGCCTTCCTCGTCGGAGGAGCTGTCG
The window above is part of the Streptomyces sp. NBC_00425 genome. Proteins encoded here:
- a CDS encoding cytochrome P450; translated protein: MTTETPTAAVNEPMPLADVNLADLDNFTDGITPWRMFHTLRHQDPVHWQPEEAPNSGFWAVTRHADIARVDRDAETFTSTKFVNLEEVDEDQIKTRASILELDGVRHRALRSLLQRQFGASVINSYTDFLRGLTATTLDAALAKGTFDFVKEISADFPINVLARLLDVPPEDNQQLIDWGNRIIGNTDPDYADVLLDSAESEQYRHLPFRSPASLEVFEYGRELARQRRGGDGTDLVSKLVNTIPKDGVPLSSQDFDNYFLLLVVAGNETTRHTITHSMLALLQHPDQLARLKDDPSLIPGAVEEFLRWASPVYHFRRTATQDVELGGKRIKEGDKVVMWYASGNRDEAAFGNPYDLDVTRADNDHVTFGKGSPHLCLGNLLARTEIRIMFEELIPRIADIRLVGDVPRVRSNFVNGIKKLPVEVTLA
- a CDS encoding transposase family protein — encoded protein: MLRHDQRLADMAGGNAVSASTVRRWVMEVIRLLFARAPRLDRALKKIARAGGVVVLLGGTLIRTRRRTGKDNRKNYSGKHKSHGLLFLALTDEQGNVIWIPAAKPGRSSEITTARHNKIIGHLREAGLGALADLGLVGLDDDPDDHPVIITGRKATRNHQLTDAEREANRLLNRERAAVEHGFANLKSVIVAILETEFA